In the genome of Tannockella kyphosi, one region contains:
- a CDS encoding putative bifunctional diguanylate cyclase/phosphodiesterase has product MNRVLEIVKALQKGNTVPESTIGALDAICQLYQFNRVRTFLRTKNKEYFIPLDDVRLSKKPILLNSENGIDFNDSFYRKKEQQNHRMLANLLTCEFIHTKEFYRYQEDLESLGYISLEDGNIKEAIIRSIVSDETGIMGFFVFERFDNMPQLTNDEVNELKTLCVIINDRIENFETRKKLKEEQKQNTIDPLTGLPTLKVFKENLEQLMKINNKYVMIYLDIDKFKYINEIWSHETGNHILQEMAAVISSFIKNNELCCRINDDKYALFLEYHGDINLQERIDDLDTKFRFMQKAMFSQIKITIIGGVYVVQHVQSPNLIIDKANIARRCAKGNYDNAYVTYNQNLESLSERERQIENRSAFALENNEFIPFLQPKFDVDTNEVVGVEALARWKAKDRMISPAEFVPVFEKNGFITKLDFVIFEAVFQFMKKMLDEGCELYPISLNVSRGHISEGGFKERFFELVDKYQIPRQYIELEITESVFMEDKEVLTSFMKELREEGLMISIDDFGTAYSSLNLLKDVEVDVIKMDKSFIDNITSQKEVDEANKDKVVIKNIIKMIQELDFDIIFEGIETDEQIEFLKEIGCKYGQGYVFDRPLPLTVFQNRYLKDKTIH; this is encoded by the coding sequence ATGAATAGAGTATTAGAAATAGTAAAAGCTTTACAAAAAGGAAATACTGTTCCTGAAAGTACCATTGGGGCATTAGATGCTATATGCCAGCTTTATCAATTTAATCGAGTTCGTACATTTTTAAGAACAAAAAATAAAGAATATTTTATTCCTTTAGATGATGTTCGTTTATCTAAAAAACCAATCCTCCTTAACAGCGAAAATGGTATTGACTTTAATGACTCTTTTTATCGGAAAAAAGAACAACAAAATCATCGTATGCTAGCAAATCTATTAACATGTGAATTTATACATACAAAAGAGTTTTATCGTTATCAAGAAGATTTAGAATCTTTAGGTTATATTTCTTTAGAAGATGGAAATATAAAAGAAGCTATTATACGTTCTATTGTTTCTGATGAAACAGGTATTATGGGATTCTTTGTATTTGAGAGATTTGATAATATGCCTCAACTTACAAATGATGAAGTAAATGAATTAAAAACGTTATGTGTGATTATTAATGATCGTATTGAGAATTTTGAAACACGTAAAAAATTAAAAGAAGAACAAAAACAAAATACAATTGATCCATTAACAGGATTACCAACATTAAAAGTATTTAAAGAAAATTTAGAACAATTAATGAAAATAAATAATAAGTATGTCATGATTTATTTAGATATCGATAAATTTAAGTATATTAATGAAATATGGTCTCATGAAACAGGAAATCATATTCTTCAAGAAATGGCTGCTGTTATTTCTTCATTTATCAAAAATAATGAACTATGTTGTCGTATTAATGATGATAAATATGCTTTATTTTTAGAATATCATGGAGATATAAACTTACAAGAAAGAATTGATGATTTAGATACCAAATTCCGTTTCATGCAAAAAGCAATGTTTTCTCAAATAAAAATAACAATTATTGGTGGTGTTTATGTTGTTCAACATGTTCAAAGTCCTAACTTAATAATTGATAAAGCAAACATAGCAAGACGTTGTGCAAAAGGAAACTATGACAATGCTTATGTTACTTATAATCAAAATCTAGAAAGTTTAAGTGAAAGAGAACGTCAAATTGAAAACCGTAGTGCATTTGCATTAGAAAACAATGAATTTATACCTTTTTTACAACCTAAATTTGATGTTGATACAAATGAAGTAGTAGGGGTAGAAGCATTAGCTAGATGGAAAGCAAAAGATCGTATGATATCTCCAGCTGAATTTGTTCCTGTATTTGAAAAAAATGGTTTTATTACAAAACTAGACTTTGTGATTTTCGAAGCAGTTTTCCAATTTATGAAGAAAATGTTAGATGAAGGATGTGAATTATATCCTATCTCTTTAAATGTTTCTCGTGGTCATATTAGTGAAGGTGGTTTTAAGGAACGTTTCTTTGAACTAGTAGATAAATATCAAATTCCTCGTCAATATATTGAATTAGAAATAACAGAAAGTGTTTTTATGGAAGATAAAGAGGTATTAACTTCTTTTATGAAAGAACTTCGTGAAGAAGGATTAATGATTTCCATTGATGATTTTGGTACAGCTTATTCTTCATTAAACTTATTAAAAGATGTTGAAGTAGATGTAATTAAAATGGATAAAAGTTTTATAGATAATATTACTTCACAAAAAGAAGTAGATGAAGCAAATAAAGATAAAGTTGTGATTAAGAATATTATTAAAATGATTCAAGAATTAGATTTTGATATTATTTTTGAAGGTATCGAAACAGATGAACAAATTGAATTCTTAAAAGAAATAGGTTGTAAATATGGCCAAGGATATGTTTTTGATCGACCATTACCACTAACTGTATTTCAGAATCGCTATTTAAAAGATAAAACAATACATTAA
- a CDS encoding EAL domain-containing protein — translation MKIKFKIVFILMIVITFVVTSFPVYATQETTTIKVGYTLNYGTVISSTVNTQKGYGYDYLTKIFDYVGDEYELEFICCEWSDAMDMLTTGEIDILGPITKTDVGMESYLYTASDFGDNVILLSTLTSNEYQYANYDDINDSVIAVQNNNPNEYLLYEFLDEYDLEANIVYFDDNDYEKVMQENDYDFCLCSSLQTMDSLSPVAKLGTTSFYYVTDINNTELMDLIDDGMTEIEQKEYLFQEKLYLEYYDYSLLSANYVTNEEYALLQEKEMYYIGVENFDSPICYKDENGDFQGISIDGLSLIMDQADVPYTIVEITQETSSEEYDNLDFYLLANDESLGMIASDTYYSLSMVLIEPFSNENAEFNTIGTVDYLGIDETNLPYECVGETVLTFTNVTDMIDSYNDGEIDSFILTSASLNLFRNEIASLDFISTTIYKKLDLVLMFPEDYSDDLIDIFNKVIGQIDTTQLDTSLLFHSTEESNDTLLDYLEDNPWVANIAIVSILLFIALSEYGRRKTLKKVLEYDELTGLYSKHKFIKEAKKILAKGENNLYTIVTIDIDNFKYINELYGYETGSKVIQILGKCIKEDAGHALLFARHEADKFILLLRNDDENHELSFTLKNNDKLMKMFHPYIGDTYTITFSIGAYLIENTEDNLDFMIDCANIARNLGKEAVDATIHVFSKEMDVHRIKINEIVASMKQAIVNEEFILQYQPKVDMNSRVIVGGEALVRWKKGGDLIPPNDFISIFEKNGFIETLDYYVLSKTCEFIKSNPFVPKISVNISAVTIIKKQAVKNIMDTIDNYAIPYYKIDIEITETAFMENMKEIFDNVQQLRDKGISISIDDFGVGTSSLSRLKDMSVDTLKIDREFIIDCIENDRGKKIINSVILLAKSLDLEVVAEGVETKSQEEFLASLGCDIGQGYYYSRPVDGEEFIKQLEKTAE, via the coding sequence ATGAAAATAAAGTTTAAGATAGTTTTTATTTTAATGATTGTTATTACATTCGTTGTAACATCTTTTCCTGTTTATGCAACCCAAGAAACTACGACAATTAAAGTCGGTTATACTTTGAATTATGGAACAGTAATAAGTTCTACTGTAAATACTCAAAAAGGATACGGATATGATTATCTTACTAAGATTTTTGATTATGTAGGAGATGAATATGAATTAGAATTTATATGTTGTGAATGGTCTGATGCAATGGATATGTTAACAACAGGAGAAATAGATATATTAGGGCCTATTACTAAGACGGATGTAGGAATGGAATCTTATTTATATACAGCATCTGATTTTGGAGATAATGTTATTTTATTATCGACCCTTACTAGCAATGAATATCAGTATGCGAATTATGATGATATTAATGATAGTGTGATAGCTGTTCAAAACAACAATCCTAATGAATATTTATTATATGAGTTTTTAGATGAATATGATTTAGAAGCAAATATTGTTTATTTTGATGATAATGATTATGAAAAAGTAATGCAGGAAAATGATTATGATTTTTGTTTATGTTCTTCATTACAAACAATGGATAGTTTATCTCCTGTTGCTAAATTAGGGACTACAAGTTTCTATTATGTAACGGATATTAATAATACAGAATTAATGGATTTAATAGATGATGGAATGACTGAAATAGAACAAAAAGAATATTTGTTTCAAGAAAAATTATATTTAGAATATTATGATTACTCTTTGTTATCTGCTAATTATGTTACCAATGAAGAATATGCATTGTTGCAAGAAAAAGAAATGTATTATATTGGTGTAGAAAATTTTGATAGTCCTATTTGTTATAAAGATGAAAATGGTGATTTTCAAGGAATTTCTATTGATGGATTATCACTGATAATGGATCAAGCAGATGTTCCATATACGATAGTAGAAATAACACAAGAAACATCGAGTGAAGAATATGATAATTTGGACTTTTATTTACTAGCGAATGATGAAAGTCTTGGAATGATTGCGAGTGATACGTATTATTCTTTATCCATGGTATTAATAGAACCATTTTCTAATGAAAATGCTGAATTTAATACAATCGGTACAGTGGATTACTTAGGTATTGATGAAACTAATTTACCTTATGAGTGTGTTGGAGAAACAGTCCTAACTTTTACAAATGTAACAGATATGATTGATAGTTATAATGATGGAGAAATTGATAGTTTTATTTTAACGAGTGCTTCATTAAATTTATTTCGAAATGAAATAGCTTCTTTGGATTTTATAAGTACTACTATTTATAAAAAACTAGATTTAGTTTTGATGTTTCCAGAAGATTATTCAGATGATTTAATTGATATTTTTAATAAAGTTATTGGACAGATAGATACTACTCAATTAGATACATCACTATTGTTTCATTCTACGGAAGAATCAAATGATACGTTGTTAGATTATTTAGAAGATAATCCTTGGGTTGCTAATATAGCTATTGTTTCTATACTTCTTTTTATTGCTTTATCAGAATATGGTCGTAGAAAAACATTAAAGAAAGTATTAGAATATGATGAACTGACAGGTCTTTATTCAAAGCATAAATTTATTAAAGAGGCTAAAAAGATTCTTGCTAAAGGAGAAAATAATCTTTATACGATTGTTACTATTGATATTGATAATTTTAAATATATTAATGAATTATATGGATATGAAACAGGTTCTAAAGTTATTCAAATTTTAGGGAAATGTATAAAGGAAGATGCTGGTCATGCATTGTTATTTGCTAGACACGAAGCAGATAAGTTTATCTTATTGCTAAGGAATGATGATGAGAATCATGAATTAAGTTTTACTTTGAAGAATAATGATAAATTGATGAAGATGTTTCATCCTTATATTGGAGATACCTATACGATTACTTTTAGTATTGGAGCATATCTTATTGAAAATACAGAGGATAATTTAGATTTTATGATTGATTGTGCAAATATTGCACGTAATTTAGGAAAAGAAGCTGTTGATGCAACGATTCATGTGTTTTCAAAAGAAATGGATGTTCATCGAATTAAGATAAATGAAATTGTTGCTTCTATGAAGCAAGCAATAGTAAATGAAGAATTTATTTTGCAGTATCAACCAAAGGTTGATATGAATTCAAGGGTTATTGTTGGTGGGGAAGCATTGGTGAGATGGAAAAAAGGAGGGGATCTAATACCTCCGAATGATTTTATTAGTATCTTTGAAAAGAATGGGTTTATTGAAACATTAGATTATTATGTGTTAAGTAAAACTTGTGAATTTATTAAAAGTAATCCATTTGTACCAAAAATATCTGTTAATATATCAGCTGTTACCATTATTAAAAAACAAGCTGTTAAAAATATTATGGATACGATTGATAATTATGCTATTCCTTATTATAAAATTGATATTGAAATAACTGAAACAGCATTTATGGAAAATATGAAAGAAATATTTGATAATGTACAACAACTTAGAGATAAAGGAATAAGTATTTCTATTGATGATTTTGGTGTAGGTACTTCTTCTTTGAGTAGATTAAAAGATATGTCAGTTGATACATTAAAGATTGATAGAGAATTTATTATTGATTGTATTGAAAATGATAGAGGAAAGAAGATCATTAATAGTGTTATTCTATTAGCGAAATCACTAGATTTAGAAGTAGTAGCCGAAGGTGTTGAAACAAAAAGCCAAGAAGAATTCTTAGCTAGTCTAGGTTGTGATATAGGACAAGGATATTATTATTCTAGACCAGTTGATGGAGAAGAGTTTATTAAACAATTAGAAAAAACAGCGGAGTAG
- a CDS encoding NAD-dependent protein deacylase, with protein sequence MIEEFKKMIQESNSIVFFGGAGVSTDSGIPDFRSKEGLSYQNNTLPIETLLSHHFFMNFPKDFYHYYKENLLHLDALPNSTHHYLCQLEKEGKLSAIVTQNIDGLHQLAGSTKVLELHGNARKYYCMKCHKEYSVEAILQTDIPTCQCGGIIRPEVVLYQESLNENIINEAISAIKNCDMLIIAGTSLHVYPAAGFIQYYQGNKLVVMNKSPLKVEANLVFQESMSDIFEQLLNNQSIQ encoded by the coding sequence GTGATTGAAGAATTTAAAAAAATGATACAAGAAAGTAATTCAATTGTATTTTTTGGTGGTGCTGGAGTTTCTACCGATAGCGGAATACCTGATTTTAGGAGCAAAGAAGGATTATCGTATCAAAATAATACACTTCCTATTGAAACTCTTTTAAGTCACCATTTCTTTATGAACTTTCCTAAAGATTTCTACCATTACTACAAAGAAAACCTATTGCATCTAGATGCCTTACCTAATAGTACCCATCATTACTTATGTCAGTTAGAAAAAGAAGGTAAATTGAGTGCTATTGTTACACAAAACATTGATGGTTTACATCAACTTGCAGGAAGTACCAAAGTATTGGAATTACATGGCAATGCAAGAAAATATTATTGCATGAAATGTCATAAAGAATATTCTGTAGAAGCTATCTTACAAACAGATATTCCTACTTGTCAATGTGGTGGTATTATTCGACCAGAAGTTGTCTTATATCAAGAATCATTAAATGAAAATATTATTAATGAAGCTATTAGTGCAATTAAGAATTGTGATATGCTTATTATTGCAGGAACTTCTTTACATGTTTATCCAGCAGCTGGTTTTATCCAATATTATCAAGGAAATAAATTAGTTGTTATGAATAAAAGTCCCTTAAAGGTAGAAGCAAATTTAGTATTTCAAGAATCAATGTCAGACATATTTGAACAACTATTAAACAATCAATCTATTCAATAA
- a CDS encoding IS110 family RNA-guided transposase: MTYYVGIDIAKTTHYACVITTHGEVIHQPFPFDNSKEGFHLLLSKISSIDKEDILIGFESTAHYHQNLHSYLSTLGYHCELINPIISKQFRGLSVRNAKTDKIDAMSIAQLLSYQYNNSQGQDFLVSDLRVYCDERVRLTKQKTKLYIQLTAELDRVFPELKSFFKGNLKTNAAHNLLKRYATAKEIKEVRNEALTKLISKNSKGFNLERIKDLKSLSKNSVGFHSNAISFRIKNIILQIELLESQLEDVEANIIEMMKEIDSAILNIPGMGYIQGAYILSAIISIDRFDSPCKVLAYAGLDPIIRQSGNFNAKRTRMSKRGNATLRYALIWAAHNVAKNSTTMNTYYLKKRSEGKSHYNALGHCSKKLVNYIYFVLNNPDEKFILE, from the coding sequence ATGACTTATTACGTAGGCATTGATATTGCCAAAACAACGCATTATGCTTGTGTTATCACAACTCATGGTGAAGTGATTCACCAACCTTTTCCTTTTGATAATTCAAAAGAAGGGTTTCATTTATTACTTTCCAAAATATCTTCTATTGATAAAGAAGATATTCTAATTGGTTTTGAATCTACTGCTCATTACCATCAAAACTTACATTCTTATCTTTCTACTCTTGGATACCACTGTGAACTTATTAATCCCATCATATCCAAACAGTTTCGTGGTTTATCAGTTCGTAATGCTAAGACGGATAAAATTGATGCTATGTCCATTGCTCAACTTCTTTCTTATCAGTACAACAATTCACAAGGTCAAGACTTTCTTGTTTCTGACTTACGTGTATATTGTGATGAAAGAGTTCGTCTTACTAAACAAAAGACAAAACTATACATCCAACTAACTGCTGAGCTAGATCGTGTGTTCCCAGAGCTTAAATCCTTCTTTAAAGGCAATTTAAAGACGAATGCAGCCCATAATTTACTAAAACGATACGCTACAGCTAAGGAAATAAAAGAAGTTCGAAATGAGGCTTTGACAAAGTTAATTTCTAAAAACAGTAAAGGCTTCAACCTCGAACGTATCAAAGACCTTAAATCGTTAAGTAAAAATAGCGTTGGCTTTCATTCAAACGCAATCTCTTTTAGAATTAAAAATATCATACTCCAAATCGAACTTCTAGAATCGCAGTTAGAAGATGTAGAAGCAAACATCATTGAAATGATGAAAGAAATAGACAGTGCTATATTGAATATCCCAGGTATGGGCTATATTCAAGGTGCTTACATCTTATCTGCTATCATTAGTATAGACCGATTTGATAGTCCTTGTAAAGTACTAGCTTATGCAGGATTAGATCCAATCATAAGACAGTCTGGTAATTTTAATGCAAAGAGAACACGTATGTCTAAAAGAGGAAATGCTACACTACGTTATGCGCTTATATGGGCAGCTCATAATGTGGCAAAAAATTCAACAACTATGAACACTTACTATTTAAAGAAACGCAGTGAAGGAAAATCTCATTACAATGCCTTAGGGCATTGTTCAAAGAAACTAGTAAACTATATTTACTTTGTCTTAAATAATCCTGATGAAAAATTCATCTTAGAATAA